The Nostoc sp. PCC 7524 nucleotide sequence ACCAAAAGCCCCAGATACCCAGGTATTACCTATAGGTAACTCTTGGTTATTCACCACTAAACGAATCAGTTCTCCTGTGCCAATAGTGACAATTGCTAAATAATCTTCACGCAGACGCAAAGTTGCTAAACCGATAATCAAGCCCAACAAAGAAGCCACAATTGCCCCGGCAATGGCGGCTATGAGTAAGGGAACACCCTGTAAACTCAACAAGACGGTAGTGTAAGCGCCCAAGGTCATAAAAGCAATATGACCAAAGTTAATTAACCCTGTAAAACCCCACTGTAAATTGAGTCCTAAACTAAACAGGGCAAAGATGGCTGTAGAAATGGCAAGAAAAATTAGATATTCAATCATTGGTGATTAGTGAATAGTTAGTAGGCAATAGGCAATAGGCAATAGGCAATAGGCAATAGTAATAGTTATTCTCCTCTGCTCCCCTGCTCCCCACTCCCCACTCCTCGTTAACCGTTTCCGATTTTTGGGAACAATACCCTTGTGTTTTGGGTAAGTGAAGAGTAGATGAACTTGCTGAGAATTAGAATCCATCACTTAATTGAGCAATTAGGGGACGAAGAACTAGAAAGCGTTTGGAGTGATATCCATGCGCTGCATTGTGACTTTTATATGCGTAAAGCTATACAACAAGTCAAGCGATCGCAGCAACCGTGGGACATATTAACTCATGATGAAGCAGTCAGGATGTTGATGTTTGTCTAGGGTAGGGGACTGGGGACTGGGTACTGGGGACTAGAGACTGGGGACTGGGATAAAAATCTACTTTGTCTACCTTGTCTCACCCTACACCCTTATACCCCTACACCCTTGTCCTTCGGGTTCGGCAGTTGCACCCTGTGGGAAGGCTAACGCCAACATGGGGGAAATCCACTACGTACCCGTCACTGCTTCATCTCATGCTTCCATCTTTCTCAAGGTGAGCCTAGTGAATCTAGAAATGCGCTATGCCAGGTCTTTTTTAGTAGACCTTAAAAGTTTAGAACCTGCTGCCTACCAGCGAGTATATGATTTTGTGTTTTATGAGTTTGCGGAAAATTGGCCTTTGCATTCTTTGCCAGAACTGCGACAACTGGATGATGAGGGCATTTTTCATCGGTTTACTATCGATAATTATCTGATTGGCATAGAAATTAGGGGTGAGATTGTAAAATTTCTCCGAGTCATACCTATGCCAGATGTTTAGGGTGAGGAGTTTCTCAACACTTAAAACTGTATAAGGCAAAGCAGGGATGGGTCTACCGTTACATTACACTTGATTTTAAAGGACACTTTACTAGAGATTTCCCTATGGATGCGAAGGCACTTTGGCAACGATACCAAGATTGGTTATATTTCCACGAGGGATTAGGACTGTATCTAGATGTTAGTCGGATGCGTTTTGATGATGCCTTCGTGAATTCGTTGCTGCCGAAGTTTGACAAGGCGTTTGCGGATATGGCGCAATTGGAGAAGGGTGCGATCGCTAATCCGGACGAGAACCGCATGGTTGGACACTACTGGCTAAGAAACCCAGACTTAGCGCCTACTCCAGAACTTACACAAGAAATTGTCCAAACCCTAGAACAAATCGAAGCCTTTGCTGAAAAAGTCCAAACAGGTGCTATTCATCCTCCCAAAGCAAGCCGCTTCACAGATATTATCTCTATTGGGATTGGGGGTTCTGCCCTCGGCCCTCAGTTTGTCGCTGAAGCCCTCACCCCAGAATTTCCACCCCTGAAAATTCACTTTATTGACAATACTGATCCGGCTGGGATTGATCGGGTTCTCACTCACCTCAGAAATAATTTGGCTAGCACTTTGGTGTTAGTCATTTCTAAATCTGGAGGCACACCAGAACCCCGTAACGGCATGATTGAAGTCAAAAAAGCCTATGCTGGACAAAATTTAGATTTTGCTCAATATGCAGTAGCTATTACCAGTGCTGATAGCAATCTAGACAAATTAGCAAAAGCTGAAGGCTGGCTAGCAAGATTCCCCATGTATGACTGGGTGGGTGGACGTACTTCAGAAATGTCTACTGTCGGTTTAGTTCCCGCCGCATTGCAAGGTATTGATATTCGCGCCATCCTAGAGGGTGCGAAAGAAATGGATGACGCTACCCGCGTCACTGATGTGAAAAAGAACCCGGCGGCGTTGCTGGCTTTATCTTGGTATTTTGCTGGTAACGGTAAGGGTGAAAAAGATATGGTTGTCTTACCCTACAAAGACAGCTTGCTGTTGTTCAGCCGCTATTTACAACAGCTAGTTATGGAATCCTTGGGTAAGGAGAAAGACTTAGATGGCAATACTGTTTACCAAGGTATTGCTGTTTATGGTAACAAAGGCTCAACTGACCAACACGCTTATGTGCAGCAGTTGCGTGAAGGTGTACCCAATTTCTTTGCTACCCTGATCGAAGTTTTAGAAGATCGTCAAGGCCCATCTCCAGAAATAGAACCTGGTGTAACATCTGGTGATTATCTCTCTGGTTTTCTTCAAGGAACTCGCCAAGCCCTGTATGAAAATCAGCGCGATTCGATTACAGTCACCGTTCCCCAAGTTAACCCCCGCATTGTAGGCGCGTTAATCGCTTTGTATGAGCGTGCTGTCGGTTTGTATGCTAGTTTGGTCAACATCAATGCTTACCATCAACCAGGGGTAGAAGCTGGGAAAAAAGCTGCGGCTGCCATTCTCGATCTGCAAACTAAGGTAGTAGGATTACTACAAACAGAGAAAACTGCCCTCTCTGTAGAACAAATCGCGGAAAAAGTGGGTGCTGCGGATCAAGTAGAAGCCATCTACAAAATTCTGCGTCATTTGCACGCTAATCAACGCGGTGTAGTATTCCAGGGAAATCTGGGACAACCGGGTAGTGTAAAGGTTTCTCTCGGCTGATCACTCTGACTTAACTTTGACGCATTGTTCAATAGAAATTTCTCACTCACAAGCATCCTAATTTTTAGGGTGCTTTACTGTTAGATTGGCGTTGTTGATTGAGTGGGGATTGGGGATTGGGGATTGGGGACTGCACTCAGCACTCAAAAAGCTCTGGAAGTTAGTACAGGTTTTGGCTGACGAAGTGTTGGTTAAAGTAGCTCTTGGGTAGAAAACAGCGATCGGGTAAGAAAGGATCATCTGTATATTGGGATAGGAAAGCTAAGGGTGGATCTTTGTGACAAAATGGAGCCACAAGTCCCCATTCTTCTGCTAACCAAATCCAGTATCCTATTTCAATCTTGCCGTAGTTTGATACAGTGAGAATTTCACCAACGCTGTTATTAATTGGTACGACTTCAGGGGATGACTTGATTTCTGTTAACAGCCAACCTAACTCATCTACAGTAAAGTAATAATCATAATTAGCAGCTATGTTAACGAACTGCTGGGGGTTTTTAGCTGCTAGCAGTTTATCTTTGAGGGTTGGTGTTTTTTGAGCTAAATCAAATAATTCCCAAATCTGCTTTCTGGTAACAAGAAACCAAGCCAATTCCTCCGCCGTTAAACTATAGCCGTTCTGTTTTGCTAAGTTAATAAACTGCTCAAGGTTATAAGTTTCTCCTAGTTGATGTTTGATGAAGAAATCTTGTTCTACAAATGTGAAGAAATCATTAATTTTTTGCCATGTAGACTTATTAAAATTATTGGGACTTTTTATTTTTTCTTTCCAATTAATATATTCTTCATCTTTGAGAAAGAAATTCCAAATCTGGTAATACATAATTCATTTTTCCTTAATATTTAGAGTGGTTGGGAGTATTATTA carries:
- a CDS encoding glucose-6-phosphate isomerase, which translates into the protein MDAKALWQRYQDWLYFHEGLGLYLDVSRMRFDDAFVNSLLPKFDKAFADMAQLEKGAIANPDENRMVGHYWLRNPDLAPTPELTQEIVQTLEQIEAFAEKVQTGAIHPPKASRFTDIISIGIGGSALGPQFVAEALTPEFPPLKIHFIDNTDPAGIDRVLTHLRNNLASTLVLVISKSGGTPEPRNGMIEVKKAYAGQNLDFAQYAVAITSADSNLDKLAKAEGWLARFPMYDWVGGRTSEMSTVGLVPAALQGIDIRAILEGAKEMDDATRVTDVKKNPAALLALSWYFAGNGKGEKDMVVLPYKDSLLLFSRYLQQLVMESLGKEKDLDGNTVYQGIAVYGNKGSTDQHAYVQQLREGVPNFFATLIEVLEDRQGPSPEIEPGVTSGDYLSGFLQGTRQALYENQRDSITVTVPQVNPRIVGALIALYERAVGLYASLVNINAYHQPGVEAGKKAAAAILDLQTKVVGLLQTEKTALSVEQIAEKVGAADQVEAIYKILRHLHANQRGVVFQGNLGQPGSVKVSLG
- a CDS encoding Nif11-like leader peptide family natural product precursor, which gives rise to MYYQIWNFFLKDEEYINWKEKIKSPNNFNKSTWQKINDFFTFVEQDFFIKHQLGETYNLEQFINLAKQNGYSLTAEELAWFLVTRKQIWELFDLAQKTPTLKDKLLAAKNPQQFVNIAANYDYYFTVDELGWLLTEIKSSPEVVPINNSVGEILTVSNYGKIEIGYWIWLAEEWGLVAPFCHKDPPLAFLSQYTDDPFLPDRCFLPKSYFNQHFVSQNLY